The DNA region CCGCCCGCCGGCAGGGGCTGCTGGGCGCCGACCTGGTCAAGGACGGCGAGCGGTGGCGGGTCGCCCGCATCCTGCCCGGCGAGTCCTCCGACCCCCGGGCCCGCTCGCCGCTGGCCGCCCCCGGCGCGGCGATCCGCCCGGGCGACGCGGTGCTCGCCGTCAACGGGCGCCGGGTGGACCCGGTCACCGGCCCGGCGCCGCTGCTGGCCGGCACCGCCGGGCAGCCGGTCGAGCTGACCGTGGTCGGCAAGGACGGCACCGACCGGCGTCATCCGGTGGTCGTCCCGCTCGCCGACGAGGAACCGCTGCGCTACCACGACTGGGTGGCCGGGCGGCGGGCCGCCGTGCGCGAGCTGTCCGGCGGGCGGCTGGGCTACCTGCACATCCCCGACATGCAGTCGGCCGGCTGGGCCCAGCTGCACCGCGACCTGACCACCGAGATGGCCAAGGAGGGGGTGATCGTCGACGTCCGGGAGAACCGCGGCGGCCACCTCTCCCAGCTGGTGATCGAGAAGCTGGCCCGCCGGATCGTCGGCTGGGACTTCGCCCGGGACGTCGCCCACCCGATGCCCTACCCGGCCGACGCCCCGCGCGGACCGGTGGTCGCGCTGGCCGACGAGTTCTCCGGCTCGGACGGCGACACCGTCAACGCCGCGATCCAGGCGCTCGGGATCGGCCCGGTGGTCGGCACCCGCACCTGGGGCGGGGTGATCGGCATCGACAGCCGCTACCGGCTGGTCGACGGGACCCTGGTCACCCAGCCCAAGTACGCGTTCTGGCTGGAGAAGTACGGCTGGGGCGTGGAGAACCACGGCGTCGACCCGGACGTCGAGGTGCCGATCGCCCCGCACCAGCGGGCGGCCGGCGAGGACCCGCAGCTGGTCGAGGGCGTGCGGATCGCCCTCGCCGCCCTGGCCGCGACCCCGGCCCGCACGGCACCGGCGGCGCCCTGGGCGTAGGACCCGTCTCCGTCGGGGAGGCGCGGTCGCGGAGCGGCAGGTCGGCGGGCCCGACCTCCCGCTCCGCGGCGTGGGTAGGATGCGGGGCTGTTCTTGATCGCGATCTCGATCTGATCGACAGCTCACGGGGGAGCACTCCATGGCGCAGGGATATCCGCCGCCGCAGTACCCGCAGAACGGCTACGGGCCGAACCCGTACGGGCAGGGCCCGTACGCCCAGCCGCCGCAGCCGTACGGCCAGCCGCCGCAGCCGTACCCGCAGAGCCCGTACCCGCCGCAGGGCCAGCAACCGCCGTACCAGCAGCAGCCGTACCAGCCGCAGGCGCAGCCCGCGCTGCCGCCGTGCCCGCCGGAGGCGTACGCCGGGCGGCGGTTCCTGGCGATCGTGCTGGACTTCGCCCTCGCCTTCGGCCTCGGCTTCGCCGCCGCCATCGCCGACGACAACACCGCGAAGCACGCGAAGCCCGTCGTGCACGCGGTCGGCCACGCCGCCGTCCAGAGCCCGGTGGTGCCGTTCTGGGTGGCGTTCCTGGGAGTGAGCCTGCTCGTCTCCTTCCTCAACCAGGTGGTGCTCGCCCGGCTGACCGGCTTCAGCGTGGGCAAGGGGATCCTGGCCATGCGGGTGGTGCGCCGCAAGCGCGTGATGCGCCCCAACACGTGGCGGCTGACCCGTCGTTGGCTGCTCGGCTTCGTCTACCTCGCGGTGGTCCTCATATCCGAGGACTTCGACGTGTCCGAGGGGGACATCGTCGGGATGCGCTCGGTGCGCTGGAAGCACCTGCAGGAGTACCAGCAGGCGGTCGCGTGGCTCGGCTAGGCTGCGCCCGTACGGCCCCACGAAACCACTGAAGCGAGGAGAAGCCGATGGCCGGCGAGCCGCAGCCCGACTGCCTGTTCTGCAAGATCGTGGCGGGCGAGATCCCGGCGACCGTGGTGCGCAAGACCGAGCGCATCCTCGCCTTCCGTGACATCGCCCCCAAGGCCCCGGTGCACGTCCTGGTCATCCCGCACGTCCACTACCCGAACGCCGCGGC from Kitasatospora cathayae includes:
- a CDS encoding RDD family protein; translation: MAQGYPPPQYPQNGYGPNPYGQGPYAQPPQPYGQPPQPYPQSPYPPQGQQPPYQQQPYQPQAQPALPPCPPEAYAGRRFLAIVLDFALAFGLGFAAAIADDNTAKHAKPVVHAVGHAAVQSPVVPFWVAFLGVSLLVSFLNQVVLARLTGFSVGKGILAMRVVRRKRVMRPNTWRLTRRWLLGFVYLAVVLISEDFDVSEGDIVGMRSVRWKHLQEYQQAVAWLG